In the Vibrio hippocampi genome, TCCATGGTGAAACCTGCTGAGGCTTTAAGATATGAGTAATTCTCTAATTTCGTGTCACGAGATTTGTAAAACCTACCATGATGGTTCTGTCGATACTCAGGTTCTCAAAGGCGTTAGCTTTCAAATCGCTAAAGGCGAATTAGTGGCGATTATCGGCTCATCCGGCTCCGGTAAGTCGACGCTGTTACATATTCTCGGTGCGTTAGATGACGCCACCTCGGGAACGGTCAGTTTTCAAGATCAGCCTCTGTTTGATTTAACGCGTAACCAGCAAGCCAAACTTCGCAATCAGCATTTAGGCTTTGTGTATCAATTTCACCATTTACTGAGTGATTTTACCGCATTAGAAAATGTCGCGATGCCGTTGCTAATTGGGGGCACCAATAAAAAACAAGCTCAAGAACAAGCAAAACAGTTGTTAGAGCGTGTTGGGCTGAGTCATCGAATTGAGCATCGACCGTCGGAGTTATCCGGTGGTGAACGTCAGCGAGTAGCGATTGCGCGTGCGCTGGTGAATAGACCGGCTCTGGTGTTGGCTGATGAACCGACCGGTAATCTCGACCATAAGACGGCGCTTGCTATCTACGAATTGATGCGCACGTTAAACCGAGAGTACGGCACGGCGTTCTTGGTTGTCACCCATGATAATGAGCTCGCGGATAAAATGGATCGACAAATGCACATGCAGGACGGTTTATTGCAAAACGTTGCTGTGGTATCGGCGTAAAGGAGTGCTTGTGTCCCTATCATTTTTTATTGGTCAAAGATTTAGCCGCGCAAAGCAAAGAAATAAAATGGTGTCGTTTATTTCTATCTCCTCGATTGTTGGGATTGCGGTCGGCGTTGCCGTGATTGTTGTTGGTCTGTCGGCGATGAATGGCTTTGAACGAGAATTAAACCAACGGGTATTGTCAGTGATTGCTCATGGCGAATTTGAGGGTGTGAACGAGCCGATTTACAACTGGCAACGTATCGCGGATACCTCGCTCAGCAACAGCAACGTGGTCGCGGCGGCACCTTACGTTCGAATGACCGCCTTGGTCGAAAGAGGCAAAGATTTGAAGGCGGTGGAAATCAAAGGGGTTGAGCCGAGTTTAGAGCAGAAAGTCTCTAGCCTAGCTCAGTTTGTCGATAAAGAGGCATGGCAGTCGTTCAAAGCCGGAGAAAACCGAGTCATTTTGGGTCGTGGGGTAGCGAATGAGTTGAATGTCGAAGTCGGAGACTCGGTGACATTAATGATTCCAACCACGACGGATGCGACCAAGATACAAGCCCCAAGACGAGTAAGAGTCAAGGTGCATGGCTTATTGACCCTCAATGGGCAGATTGACCATAACCTCGCTCTGGTACCGCTTGAGGACGCTCAGCAATATGCGCGCCTTGGTGATAAAGTGACGGGTGTGTCGATAAAAATGGATGATGTGTTTGCCGCGCGTTATACCGTGCGTCAGATCGGCATGCAACTGACAGACTATGTGTATTTAAGAAGCTGGGAACAAAAATATGGTTTTCTGCATCGCGATATACAGTTGGTTCGCACCATCATGTATTTAGTGATGTTCTTAGTGATTGGTGTTGCCTGCTTTAATATCGTCTCGACGCTTATGATGGCGGTGAAAGACCGTGCTGGTGATATCGCTATTTTGCGTACAATGGGCGCAAGTGATGGTTTAGTGAAGCGTATTTTTATCTGGCAAGGACTGTTTTCAGGAGTGGTCGGCAGCGTGATTGGTGGTGGGTTAGGCTGTTTACTAGCGCTTAATCTGACGCCGATGATAGCCAGCCTAGAGCGACTGATTGGCCATAAATTCCTGTCTGGGGATATCTACTTTGTCGACTTTCTTCCGTCGGAATTGAGAGTCGAAGATGTCGTGACGGTGGCGTTAACCGCAATGGTGTTAAGTCTTATCGCGACATGGTATCCCGCTAAGAAAGCGAGTCAGTTAAACCCTGCAAGTGTGTTAAGTGCCAAATAGTGATTTGCTTCAATTAACATGCGTGCAATGAGTAACGCACGCTACTGATTTAACAAAATGAATAGTCATAAAAAAAAACACGAGCAAGCTCGTGTTTTTTTATGGCTGGCAACATCTCAATTACACTTCCATTGGAACGTCTTAGCACATCAAATGATTCAATTTGTTGACTTGATGCCGACCTTGCTAGGGTGAGACCGTTAGCGTGACCCTCGTTTTTGCCAACTTCTCACTACCGAGTAGCGCCATAAGCCTCGAATACCAAAATAACCAATCAACGCAAAGCCGATGGCGCAAACCGCGCAGCCGAGCAGAAATGGAGGACCAATCGTTGTCATTTGATCGGCAAGGTAAGCCCATGAGAGCTCAAAATGAAACGGTTGTGGCGGGGTCTTCAGACAGAATGCACCCACTTTATAGGCGAAGTAAAACATCACGGGCATAGTGATTGGATTACTGATCCAGACCAAAGTGACCGCTAGAGGCAGATTAACACCGAATAAGATAGCCAGACCTGCCGCCATGATCATCTGACTTGGCAGTGGGACAAAAGCCATAAAAAGTCCCACAGCAAATGCCCCCGACGCAGAGCGACGGTTTAAGTTCCATAAGTTGGGGTTATAGAGAACATTGCCGAATACTCTCAACGCCTTTTGCTGCTTAATGGTGTCTGGATGAGGCATAAAGCGTTTTATGAACTTTCTTGGCATAGGAATATATGACTCTTCTAACGGGAATTGCAGCACCACTAGTTT is a window encoding:
- the lolD gene encoding lipoprotein-releasing ABC transporter ATP-binding protein LolD produces the protein MSNSLISCHEICKTYHDGSVDTQVLKGVSFQIAKGELVAIIGSSGSGKSTLLHILGALDDATSGTVSFQDQPLFDLTRNQQAKLRNQHLGFVYQFHHLLSDFTALENVAMPLLIGGTNKKQAQEQAKQLLERVGLSHRIEHRPSELSGGERQRVAIARALVNRPALVLADEPTGNLDHKTALAIYELMRTLNREYGTAFLVVTHDNELADKMDRQMHMQDGLLQNVAVVSA
- the lolE gene encoding lipoprotein-releasing ABC transporter permease subunit LolE; amino-acid sequence: MLVSLSFFIGQRFSRAKQRNKMVSFISISSIVGIAVGVAVIVVGLSAMNGFERELNQRVLSVIAHGEFEGVNEPIYNWQRIADTSLSNSNVVAAAPYVRMTALVERGKDLKAVEIKGVEPSLEQKVSSLAQFVDKEAWQSFKAGENRVILGRGVANELNVEVGDSVTLMIPTTTDATKIQAPRRVRVKVHGLLTLNGQIDHNLALVPLEDAQQYARLGDKVTGVSIKMDDVFAARYTVRQIGMQLTDYVYLRSWEQKYGFLHRDIQLVRTIMYLVMFLVIGVACFNIVSTLMMAVKDRAGDIAILRTMGASDGLVKRIFIWQGLFSGVVGSVIGGGLGCLLALNLTPMIASLERLIGHKFLSGDIYFVDFLPSELRVEDVVTVALTAMVLSLIATWYPAKKASQLNPASVLSAK
- a CDS encoding DUF2062 domain-containing protein produces the protein MPRKFIKRFMPHPDTIKQQKALRVFGNVLYNPNLWNLNRRSASGAFAVGLFMAFVPLPSQMIMAAGLAILFGVNLPLAVTLVWISNPITMPVMFYFAYKVGAFCLKTPPQPFHFELSWAYLADQMTTIGPPFLLGCAVCAIGFALIGYFGIRGLWRYSVVRSWQKRGSR